Proteins encoded in a region of the Podospora pseudopauciseta strain CBS 411.78 chromosome 6, whole genome shotgun sequence genome:
- a CDS encoding hypothetical protein (EggNog:ENOG50KOG0082; COG:V): MKSIPRPTTTTTKPDDELISDNWGLSDEEDHLKMSATPTAKVFWQLAHSNSPTSGLANKRAKRRRAHSAGCFGIPFDLLAFLSVFQLDPNQNNNTTKRIQSSSPPHFESEKVGEVRKSATWPLIHSAKSQAAREARMAAKRSAAIDRQLEQDREALCRTAQVMVTGCGPTRCEGKTLLFDQMRKCSSPGSSDQQPTGDPATQVRTAAIKEMKRILYEIHAQETHYHQQSNQQIPPPLSNLLQTAITLHDLPLDEPPQVNQETLAFINQTTTLWSDPLWTNLCYTTLGRSRPFITLLLSLLSRSFTPSYTPTPTDLSHIKHFSSSAPRSLHRESLTPFPSTSSLEFDLIDRDNTSCCSFLRRKIFNFLSANLSILMLVDLASYSQTLEEDNNVNYLSEALRSFEGLVNNKMFAQNARGAMMLLLWNSEGLERQLDERPLGGYFPDFRGRRGEERGWIRKEFEKVVKRGKYGRDVRIRVGEPGEEGTVRWVVGAVKTGLLDQGLCEMGLGREGEGSGWCRRV; the protein is encoded by the coding sequence ATGAAATCCATCCCTCGtcctacaacaacaaccacgaaGCCCGACGACGAACTGATCTCTGACAATTGGGGACtctcggatgaggaggatcaTCTCAAAATGAGCGCTACACCAACAGCAAAGGTTTTTTGGCAACTCGCACATTCCAATTCACCAACTTCTGGTCTCGCCAACAAGAGAGCCAAGCGCAGGAGAGCTCACTCGGCGGGTTGCTTCGGCATACCGTTTGATCTGCTCGCCTTCCTGTCCGTCTTTCAACTGgacccaaaccaaaacaacaacaccaccaaaaggattcagtcatcatcaccaccacatttTGAGTCTGAGAAGGTCGGGGAGGTAAGGAAATCGGCGACATGGCCACTTATCCACTCGGCAAAATCACAGGCTGCCCGGGAGGCACGCATGGCAGCGAAGCGCTCAGCGGCCATCGACCGGCAACTTGAACAAGACCGGGAAGCCTTGTGTCGGACGGCTCAAGTCATGGTTACTGGTTGCGGCCCGACAAGATGCGAGGGAAAGACTTTGCTTTTTGACCAAATGAGAAAATGCAGCTCACCAGGATCCTCCGACCAGCAACCAACAGGGGATCCAGCCACCCAAGTGAGAACCGCGGCCATAAAAGAGATGAAACGAATCCTCTATGAAATCCACGCCCAGGAAACACACTACCATCAACAATCCAACCAACaaatcccaccacccctatcaaacctcctccaaacagCCATCACCCTCCACGATTTACCCCTCGACGAACCCCCCCAAGTCAACCAAGAGACCCTCGCCTTTAtcaaccaaaccaccaccttgTGGTCTGACCCCCTCTGGACAAACCTCTGCTACACCACTCTCGGCCGCTCCCGCCCattcatcaccctcctcctctccctatTATCCCGCTCTTTTACCCCATCATACACCCCCACACCAACCGATCTCTCCCACATCAAgcacttctcctcctctgccccccGATCCCTCCACCGCGaatccctcacccccttcccatccacctcctccctcgaatTCGACCTCATCGACCGCGACAATACAtcctgctgctccttccTCCGCCGCAAAATCTTTAATttcctctccgccaacctctccatcctcatgCTGGTCGACTTGGCGTCTTACTCTCAAACCCTAGAGGAAGATAACAACGTCAATTACCTCAGCGAGGCGCTCCGGTCctttgaggggttggttaACAACAAAATGTTTGCGCAAAACGCCCGCGGGGCGATGATGTTGCTTTTGTGGAATAGTGAGGGTTTGGAAAGACAGTTGGATGAGAGGCCGTTAGGGGGATATTTTCCTGACTTtagggggagaaggggggaggagaggggttgGATCAGGAAGGAGTTTGAAAAGGTTGTTAAGAGGGGTAAGTATGGGAGGGATGTGAGGATTCGGGTTGGggagccgggggaggaggggacggtgaggtgggttgttggggcGGTGAAGACGGGGTTGTTGGATCAGGGGTTGTGTGAGATGGGGttagggagggagggggaggggagtgggtgGTGTCGGAGGGTGTAG